CAGTTCGTTGAACGGCGGGTAGGCGGCGTGGGCGTACATCAAAAAGGGCTGCGCATCCAGGTCCTGCACGCTCACCGTATCGGCGTGTGCCAGCCGATGGCTGCTCGGCACCGCCAGTACAAACGGTTCGCGCACCAGGCATTCGGTGGCGTAGCCCGGTTCCAGCAGCGGTGCGCGGACGATGCCGAGGTCGATACGCCGGGCGCGCAGGGCTTCGTATTGCTGGTAGGTGTTCATCTCCGACAGGTCGATCTTCACCTGCGGCTGCTTGAGCCGCGCTTCGGCGATCACCTTGGGCAGGAACTCATACACCGCGCTGCCGACGAAGCTGATATTGACCGTGCCGATATCGCCTTCGGCAAAGCGCCGCGCGGTGATGGCCGCTTGCTGGGCGCGTTCGAGCAGGTTCTGCGCCTCGATGAAAAAGGCCCGGCCGGCGGCGGTGAGCGCGACGCTGCGGGTGGTGCGGGTAAACAGTTCCACCCCCAGGTGATGCTCCAGCAACTGGATCTGCCGGCTCAGTGGCGGCTGGGTCATGTTCAGCCGTTCGGCGGCGCGGCGAAAATTCAGCTCGGTGGCCACGGTGGTGAAGCAGCGCAATTGCGTCATCTCAAACATTGATCTAATTCCGGTATCAATCGCATGTCAGGTTAGATTAGACGGGAACAATCCTCGGCGTCCATCATCGACTCGTCCCTTAAAAAAACAATCAATGGGAGTTGCCCGTGGATATCCTCCAGAGTCCGCCAGACCCGACCGTGCTTGCCCGCGCGGCGGCCAAGGTCAAGCGCCATGTGCTGCCGCTGTTCGTGGTGATGTTCATCGTCAATTACATCGATCGGGTCAATATCGGTTTCGTACGCAGCCATATGGAAACCGACCTGGGCATCGGCGCGGCGGCCTACGGCTTGGGGGCCGGGTTGTTTTTTATCGGCTACGCGATCTTCGAAGTGCCCTCCAACCTGCTGCTGCAGCGCTACGGCGCGCGGGCTTGGCTGACGCGCATCATGTTCACCTGGGGCGCGGCGGCGATGGCGATGGCGTTTGTGCGCGGGGAAACCAGCTTCTATATCTTGCGGTTCATCCTGGGCGCCGCCGAGGCCGGTTTCTTCCCCGGCATCATCTATTACTTCACACAATGGTTGCCGGCCAGCGAGCGCGGCAAGGCCATGGCGATTTTTCTCAGTGGTTCGGCCATCGCCTCGGTGATCTCCGGGCCGGTGTCGGGGGCGTTGCTTAATGTCAGCGGTCTTAACCTGCACGGCTGGCAGTGGATGTTCCTGATCGAAGGTTTTGCTTCCATCGCGCTCTGTGGGTGTGTGTGGTTCTGGTTGCAGTCCCACCCGCAGCAGGCCAAGTGGCTCAGCGACGACGAAAAACACGCGCTGGTCAGCGCCATTGCGCTTGAGCAGCAGGCACGCGAGGCGAGCCAGAGCGTGCGGCCATCGATGTTCAAGCTGCTGGCCGACAAACAGATCGCGCTGTTCTGCTTTATTTACTTTTCCATCGCCCTGACCATCTACGGCGCCACGTTCTGGTTGCCGAGCATGATCAAGAAAATGGGCAATCTGGGCGACTTCCAGGTGGGCTTGTTCAACTCGATTCCGTGGTTGATTTCGATCGTCGCCATGTACGGGTTCGCATCCCTGGCCAGCAAGTGGAAACACCAGCAGGCGTGGGTGTCGCTGATGCTGGTGATCGCCGCGTTCGGCATGTTCATGTCCACCACCGGCGGGCCGGTGTTTGCCTTCGTCGCCATCTGTTTTGCCGCGATCGGCTTCAAGGCGGCTTCGGCGCTGTTCTGGCCGATCCCTCAGGGCTACCTGGATGCGCGCATTGCGGCGGCGGTAATTGCCTTGATCAATTCGGTGGGCAACCTGGGCGGTTTCGTGGCGCCCACCACTTTCGGGTTGCTGGAGCAGACCACCGGGTCCATCGAGGGTGGTTTGTATGGCCTCGCCGCGACCTCGCTGGTGGCTGCGGTGATGGTGTTCTTTGCCCGCGCCACGCCTCGAGGGCCAACTCCTTCTTCTCATCATCACGCCATGCGTCCAGGTCCACAGGGAGCCGCCTCTTGAAAATTGTCCGCGTTACCGTCACCCCGATTGCTTTCCGTGACCCGCCATTGCTCAACGCCAGCGGTATTCACGAACCCTTCGCGCTGCGTTCGATCATCGAGATCGAGAGCGACACCGGCTACATCGGCCTCGGCGAGAGCTATGGCGATGCCCCGGCGCTGGCGATCCAGCAACAGGTGCAGTCGCAGCTGATCGGGCTCGATCCGTTCAACCTCAACCAACTGCGCGCCATTGTGCAAGCCACGGTGGCGGCGCATAAACCGGCAAGCCTGGCCGGTGCCGAGCTGGCGCCGGGCTCCCACGCGAGCAAGGCGGTGAGCAATGCCTATTCGGCGTTCGAGGTGGCGTTTCTCGACTTGCAGGCGCATTCGCTGAATGTACCGCTGGTGGACCTGCTCGGTGGCGCGGTTCGCGATCGGATCCCGTTCAGTGCCTACCTGTTCTTTAAATACGCCCAGCACATCGACTCGCCCTACAAGCCCGACAGTTGGGGCGAAGCGCTCAACGAAGAACAGATCGTCGCCCAGGCCCGGCGCATGCTCGAAACCTACGGCTTCAAAAGCATCAAGCTCAAGGCCGGGGCCCTGGAGCCCGAACATGAAGTGGCGTGCATCAAGGCCTTGAAGAAAGCTTTCCCCGGCGTGCCATTGCGCATCGACCCGAACGCCAACTGGTCGCTGGAAACCTCGATTCGCATGGCTGAACTTCTTGGTGACGACCTGCAATATTACGAAGACCCGACCCCCGGCCTGGACGGCATGGCCGAGCTGCACAAACGCACCGGCTTGCCCCTGGCGACCAATATGGTCGTGACCGACTTTGACGAATTTCGGCGCAGCGTGGCCTTGGACAGCGTGCAGATCGTACTCGCCGACCACCACTATTGGGGCGGCCTGCGTGACACACAGGTGCTGGCGAAGATGTGCCAGACCTTTGGCCTGGGCGTGTCGATGCATTCCAATTCACACCTGGGCATTAGCCTGATGGCCATGGCCCACGTAGCCGCGTCGGTGCCCAACCTCGACTACGCCTGCGACACCCATTACCCGTGGCAGGAACCGGACGAGGAAGTGATCAAGGGCGGCAAATTGCCGATCATCGATGGCTGCGTGCAGGTCACCCGCGCACCGGGGCTGGGCCTGGAACTGGACCATGACCAGTTGGGCATGCTGCACGATCAATACCTGAGCTGCGGCATTCGCCAGCGCGACGATGTGAAACAGATGCGGCGTTATCAACCGGACTGGAAAACCGTCAAACCACGTTTTTGAAGCAGGTCGCTTGGTGTTGCCCGTGAGTGCATGTGGGTGCGCTTGCGGGCTTTTTTTGTGTGGCCTTGACTGTCGGTCTCGATCAGAAATCAACCGTAGCCGACAACGACAACGTGCGTGGCGAGCCTTGGGAAAACGCGCCGTATGAGGCAACGCCTGACCAATACTGGCGATCGAACAGGTTCTGTACCGTGGCGCGAAATGTGGTTGGCTGTTCGGCGATGCGGGTGCTGAAGCGCGCGCCGATATCGAAGCGTGTCCAGGCATCGAGCTGTTGCGTGTTGGCCTGGTTGGCGTACTGGCGGGCGGTATAGAGCGCGCCGCTGGTGAGCGTCAGGCCCTCGACCCATGGCGTGTCCCATTCGGCCCACAGGTTGGCTTGCACCTTGGGCACACCCACCGGTGCGTTGCCTTGGTTGGCGGCATTCGCGGTCTTGGTCAGTCGCGCGTCCAGCAGGGTCACGCCGCCGAGCAGGCGCGTGCCTTGGGTGACTTCGCCAGACACGCTCAGTTCGAGGCCGCGGTTGCGCTGTTGGCCCTGTACCGAAAAGCGCCCGGCGGCCAATTCGCCGCTGGGCTTGTGGATCTGGAACAGTGCGAGGGTCGACATGAACGTGCCGTAGTCGATCTTGACCCCGACTTCGTGTTGTTTGGACACGTAAGGCGCAAAGACCTCCCCCGCGTTCGCGGCATTGGAGGGCGCCACGTCACCTTTGCTCAGGCCTTCGAGAGCGTTGTAGTAGAACGCCACATGCTCCCAGGGCTTGAGCACCACGCCAAACAGCGGTGTGATCTGGCTGTCGTCATAGGCGCTGGTGACGGCGCCTGCGTTGTTGTAGTTGCTCGATTGGATACGCTGCTGGCGCAGGCCGAGGGTGATCTGCGCCCGCTGGTCGAGTATCGACAAGGTGTCGGCGATGGCGACGCCGGAGAGTTCGGAGGCCGAGACTTTGGGCATATCCGGCTTGGCAATCGACGGTTCTGGCCGGTTCACCGGGTGATAGATATTCGACAGTACCGGCGCACCAGAAATGATCCCCCGCGACAGTTCATCGCGATAACGGCTGGCCTGTAGCGTGCTGCGGTGGCTGATCGGCCCCGTGTCAAAGCGCAGCCATGCTCCGACGTCGACCGTGTAGCGCTGCACGTTGAAGCGGTAGTAGCCGGGGATCGACGAGGTGTCGCCGGCGGCGTTGACGATGCTCGGGGTCTGGTCGGACAGGCGCGCCACGGCCGATTTGCCGCCGCCGGCGTGGGCGAACACGGTGAGGGCCTCGGTGAGGTCGTATTCGCCGCTGAGCAAAGCCGATTTGTCCCGGGTGCGCGACCAGCCCCAGTCCTGACTGACGTTGGTGCGGCCGTTGGCGGCGGTTGGGATGGCCACGTCGCTATCGATCAGGAACGGGCGGGAGGCCGCATCGAAGGTCTCTTGCTGGGAGATCAGGTCGAGGCTGGTACGCAGGCGTTCACCCTGGTAGTCCAGAGACAGGGCGCCGATGTCGATATTGCGCGACTGTTGGTCGATCACCGTGTCGCCATTCTGCACGCTGGCATTGATGCGTACGCCCAAGCGCCGCGCCTCGCCAAGCCGTCGGCTGATATCGAGGTGGTTGCCCCAGTGCGCATCCTGGGCGTAGCTGGCGGTATAACGGGTCAGGTCTTCATCGAGAGAGCGCTTGGGCACGATGTTGATCACCCCGCCTACCGCGCTGTTGGGCGCCATACCGTACAGCAGCGCGCCGGGGCCCTTGACCACTTCGATGCGCTCGGCGTAATCGGTAAACACGCGGTAATTGGATGCCACGCCGTACACACCGTCGAATGCCAACTCGCCGAGGTTGCCTTCACCTACCGGAAAACCACGGATGAAAAACGAGTCGACAATGCCGCCCGTCTGCCCGGTGGAGCGTACCGAGGAATCGCGTTCCAGCACATCGCCCACGGTGGTCGCCTGCTGGTCCTTGATCAGCGCCGCGCTGTAGGTGCTGACGCTGAAAGGCGCGTCCATGATGTCGGTATTGCCGAGCATGCCCAGGCGTCCACCGGTGGCCACTTGGTTGCCGGAGTACAGCGGTGGCAGGCTGTTGGTGCGTGGCTCGACGCCGCTGACCGTGGTGTCCGACAGCGTGACTTGGCGCAATACGAGGGTGTAGCTGCCGTCGTTGCGCAGTACCGCCTCCAGGCCGCTGCCGGCCAGCAACCGGCTCATGGCTTGCCGGGGCGAGTAGTTACCGGACAAACCCGGGCTGGTCAGGCCTTCGGTGAGGGCAGGGAGGAACGACAGGGCAATCCCGGCCTCCATGGCAAAACTCGACAGCGTGGCTCCGAGCGGGCCGGGGGCAATCTGATAAGCACGCACCCGCGCCGTCTCCAATGGCGCCGGCACGTCCGCCAGGGCGGTACCGGCCAGGGCCAGGCTGAGCAGCGCGCTGCGAATGACAAGCATGGAAGGCAGCCCTATGGATAAGAGGGAAGGGGGCTTGTGTTTGCCAGTCGAGATCAAAAAAAGTATCACCCGGCGCGGATTTATTGTTGCGGCTGTCAGGCCGGGGACAGGGTGACCCAATAGCCGTTCAGATGGCCGCTGGCGAGAACCGGGTAGGTTTGCACCAGCATGTTCAAGGTGCGCTGGGTGTCGGCGATGGGGAACGCGCCGGAAATGCGCAGGTCGGCAATCGCCGGGTCATAGCGCACGAAGCCACGGCGATAGCGCGTCAGTTCGGCGACAAAGTCGGCCAGGCGCATGTTGTCCGCCATCAGCATGCCTTGGGTCCAGGCACCGACATTGCGATCCGTGGGGCTGAGCGCGCCCCAATGTTGAGTGGAAAAGTCTATGCGTTGCCCGGCGTTGACGATCAACGGCGGCCGCTGGTCGTTTTCGGCCAGCACTACTTTAACGGCACCTTCGAGCACAGCCAGGTGGGTACGTTCGTTCAGTTCGCGCACGGTAAAACGCGTGCCCAGGGCCTGCAGGCGGCCCTCGCGCGTGCTGACCAGAAACGGGCGTGCGGTGTCTGCGGCAGTCTGCACCAGGATTTCGCCTTCGCGCAGGTGCAGCAGGCGTTGCTGGCTGTCGAACAGCACGTCGATGGCGGTGTCGGTGTTGAGGGTCACGCGCGAGCCGTCCGCCAGGGTCAGTTCGCGGCGTTCGCCGACGCGGGTGCGGTGGTCGGCTGTCCATTGCTGGGACTGTGTCAGCTTCCAACTGCCCCAGCCTACCGGCATCACCGCCAACAGCAGCGCCAGTTTGCCCAGGGCGGCGCGGCGTTGCGGGTT
This region of Pseudomonas asgharzadehiana genomic DNA includes:
- a CDS encoding LysR family transcriptional regulator, encoding MFEMTQLRCFTTVATELNFRRAAERLNMTQPPLSRQIQLLEHHLGVELFTRTTRSVALTAAGRAFFIEAQNLLERAQQAAITARRFAEGDIGTVNISFVGSAVYEFLPKVIAEARLKQPQVKIDLSEMNTYQQYEALRARRIDLGIVRAPLLEPGYATECLVREPFVLAVPSSHRLAHADTVSVQDLDAQPFLMYAHAAYPPFNELLTGLLRSARVAPQYVQWLGSSLTILALVNAGMGLALVPRCASSVVFKNVMFRDIDLGEGAQSELHLIWREDNDNPAFAMLLEGIRSAVREGWA
- a CDS encoding MFS transporter, which codes for MDILQSPPDPTVLARAAAKVKRHVLPLFVVMFIVNYIDRVNIGFVRSHMETDLGIGAAAYGLGAGLFFIGYAIFEVPSNLLLQRYGARAWLTRIMFTWGAAAMAMAFVRGETSFYILRFILGAAEAGFFPGIIYYFTQWLPASERGKAMAIFLSGSAIASVISGPVSGALLNVSGLNLHGWQWMFLIEGFASIALCGCVWFWLQSHPQQAKWLSDDEKHALVSAIALEQQAREASQSVRPSMFKLLADKQIALFCFIYFSIALTIYGATFWLPSMIKKMGNLGDFQVGLFNSIPWLISIVAMYGFASLASKWKHQQAWVSLMLVIAAFGMFMSTTGGPVFAFVAICFAAIGFKAASALFWPIPQGYLDARIAAAVIALINSVGNLGGFVAPTTFGLLEQTTGSIEGGLYGLAATSLVAAVMVFFARATPRGPTPSSHHHAMRPGPQGAAS
- a CDS encoding glucarate dehydratase family protein, which produces MKIVRVTVTPIAFRDPPLLNASGIHEPFALRSIIEIESDTGYIGLGESYGDAPALAIQQQVQSQLIGLDPFNLNQLRAIVQATVAAHKPASLAGAELAPGSHASKAVSNAYSAFEVAFLDLQAHSLNVPLVDLLGGAVRDRIPFSAYLFFKYAQHIDSPYKPDSWGEALNEEQIVAQARRMLETYGFKSIKLKAGALEPEHEVACIKALKKAFPGVPLRIDPNANWSLETSIRMAELLGDDLQYYEDPTPGLDGMAELHKRTGLPLATNMVVTDFDEFRRSVALDSVQIVLADHHYWGGLRDTQVLAKMCQTFGLGVSMHSNSHLGISLMAMAHVAASVPNLDYACDTHYPWQEPDEEVIKGGKLPIIDGCVQVTRAPGLGLELDHDQLGMLHDQYLSCGIRQRDDVKQMRRYQPDWKTVKPRF
- a CDS encoding TonB-dependent receptor gives rise to the protein MLVIRSALLSLALAGTALADVPAPLETARVRAYQIAPGPLGATLSSFAMEAGIALSFLPALTEGLTSPGLSGNYSPRQAMSRLLAGSGLEAVLRNDGSYTLVLRQVTLSDTTVSGVEPRTNSLPPLYSGNQVATGGRLGMLGNTDIMDAPFSVSTYSAALIKDQQATTVGDVLERDSSVRSTGQTGGIVDSFFIRGFPVGEGNLGELAFDGVYGVASNYRVFTDYAERIEVVKGPGALLYGMAPNSAVGGVINIVPKRSLDEDLTRYTASYAQDAHWGNHLDISRRLGEARRLGVRINASVQNGDTVIDQQSRNIDIGALSLDYQGERLRTSLDLISQQETFDAASRPFLIDSDVAIPTAANGRTNVSQDWGWSRTRDKSALLSGEYDLTEALTVFAHAGGGKSAVARLSDQTPSIVNAAGDTSSIPGYYRFNVQRYTVDVGAWLRFDTGPISHRSTLQASRYRDELSRGIISGAPVLSNIYHPVNRPEPSIAKPDMPKVSASELSGVAIADTLSILDQRAQITLGLRQQRIQSSNYNNAGAVTSAYDDSQITPLFGVVLKPWEHVAFYYNALEGLSKGDVAPSNAANAGEVFAPYVSKQHEVGVKIDYGTFMSTLALFQIHKPSGELAAGRFSVQGQQRNRGLELSVSGEVTQGTRLLGGVTLLDARLTKTANAANQGNAPVGVPKVQANLWAEWDTPWVEGLTLTSGALYTARQYANQANTQQLDAWTRFDIGARFSTRIAEQPTTFRATVQNLFDRQYWSGVASYGAFSQGSPRTLSLSATVDF
- a CDS encoding FecR domain-containing protein; its protein translation is MLSLGKEPPLPADVLEEAAEWLMRLSETDLSASERAEWERWKVSSPERARAWARAQLLQSTLGGLPPSLAMSTLDRPSNPQRRAALGKLALLLAVMPVGWGSWKLTQSQQWTADHRTRVGERRELTLADGSRVTLNTDTAIDVLFDSQQRLLHLREGEILVQTAADTARPFLVSTREGRLQALGTRFTVRELNERTHLAVLEGAVKVVLAENDQRPPLIVNAGQRIDFSTQHWGALSPTDRNVGAWTQGMLMADNMRLADFVAELTRYRRGFVRYDPAIADLRISGAFPIADTQRTLNMLVQTYPVLASGHLNGYWVTLSPA